A region of the Lachancea thermotolerans CBS 6340 chromosome E complete sequence genome:
ATGTACCacctttttcttgctcaCAAGTTTCTTTCTGGTGGACTCGCAACAAAAATGTCTACTATAAAACTCTACCTTGTATTCACTAGTGCTAAGTTACGAATCATCACATTCGAAAAGTTCTCTAGGTCAGAAGTCTAATGGAATATTACTTCGCCTGCGTTACTCATTTGAATGGACTAAATTCATCCAGGCAACAACAGTTATATGTTTTTGGGTATATCAAAAAACCGCGTGCTGCTTTATGCGCAAGCCACAGTCCTCATTGCTCCCCGAGTTTAGTTTGCAATCAATAATTAATGGTCTCAATTGAACGCCAACTTAAATAAGGGGAGCGAAGCAGGCCGCTCCcactgtttttgaaagagtctCTCCTGGAACTTCATGGAAAGGTGTGAACAAGTTAGTGCGTTGAAAAAATAAcattgttcttcaagggAAGAGTAGTGAGGCCGCCCGAGACTCATTGGCAGTGTATGTCATTTTTCACCATCTCACGTGAACAAAATAattgaagtcttcaaagatcttcGCTTTCTATCACCTCAAACTATCAAGGCTTTTACTCCACTATGCCACATATATCTCTCAATGTTGTGGCTTTGTATCTATATTATAAGACAATGGGATTGAAGGAATTTTTAAAGTACATATTAAATGGATAATGAATCTATCAATTGAGTCCAAGTAAAGCGTCAATGAGCGCATGTCAGTTTTAGGCCAAAACCCGAACGAACGCAAAAATGTCCCACCTTCCTACTCCTCTATCTCTAGGGAAGAACAGATGTTCTCATTAACTGAAAGACCGTCATGGAGTGAGAGACATAAAGTGCTTTTGATTGAGACTGCGCTGTTCACCAACGTCTTCTTGTCTGGATTAGACAGCACTATCAGTGCATCAACGTACCAACTGATCGGCAATGAATTTGGAGACGTAAAGCTTTCCAGTTGGATTACAACTGCTTACTTGATTACGTGTACTTCATTCCAACCGCTTTATGGATCCTTTTCGGATACACTAGGACGAAGGCATTGCCTGTTTTTCGCAAATACAATATTTGCGCTTGGCTGCTTTGGATGTGGAACAACCACTACAATATATTCCCTGATTTTAATGCGAGCACTAACGGGAATAGGGGGCGGAGGTCTTATCACTCTATCAACTATCATCAATTCTGACATAATACCAGCCAAGAAGCGTGGTATCTATCAAGCATTTCAAAACGTTTTACTTGGAACTGGGGCAGTGGTTGGGGCATCATGCGGTGGGCTAATTGCTACAACTATGGGCTGGCGTTGGTGCTTCCTTTTACAGGTTCCAATCTCAGTGGGAGGAACATTGGTggcatttttctttgtacATGACCAACGCCCAGATATTAATGGCGGCGTCTCGGCTGTTCGAACTACGGGTTGggaaaagttggaaaagatTGACTTCTCTGGTGCACTTTTACTAGTATTGGGCTTGGCTTGCCAGTTATTCTTTTTGACACTAAACTCCACATCGAAGAGTTCGGAAAGTTATTGGTATAGTCCACAATCCATTGTTCTCACACTATCGACAGGTGTCTCTTTGATCCTTTTTGCATATGTCGAACATACGACGAAGGCCAATCCAATAATACCTCATGATTTGCTAAGGCAAGCACACGGCGCAACAGTCCTAATAATATCTGTACTGGTTGGGTTTGTTGCTTACGCTTATATTTTCACGCTTCCGCTGTATTTCCAAGTTGTTATTGGGGATACAGCGGCAAAAGCAGGGCTTCGGTTGACGGTCCCGTCATTTTGTACACCCATAGGTGGTTTGATAACGGGTTTGTCAATGAAAAATCCTAATCATTTACCAGTGCTCTTGATTTCAGGCATAACGTGTATGCTTTTGGGTAATTtatgttttcttttcattAAACCCTGGACCCCTTACTGGCAGACATCTTTGCTTTTAGTTCCT
Encoded here:
- a CDS encoding MDR family MFS transporter (similar to uniprot|P38358 Saccharomyces cerevisiae YBR293W VBA2 Permease of basic amino acids in the vacuolar membrane), translated to MSVLGQNPNERKNVPPSYSSISREEQMFSLTERPSWSERHKVLLIETALFTNVFLSGLDSTISASTYQLIGNEFGDVKLSSWITTAYLITCTSFQPLYGSFSDTLGRRHCLFFANTIFALGCFGCGTTTTIYSLILMRALTGIGGGGLITLSTIINSDIIPAKKRGIYQAFQNVLLGTGAVVGASCGGLIATTMGWRWCFLLQVPISVGGTLVAFFFVHDQRPDINGGVSAVRTTGWEKLEKIDFSGALLLVLGLACQLFFLTLNSTSKSSESYWYSPQSIVLTLSTGVSLILFAYVEHTTKANPIIPHDLLRQAHGATVLIISVLVGFVAYAYIFTLPLYFQVVIGDTAAKAGLRLTVPSFCTPIGGLITGLSMKNPNHLPVLLISGITCMLLGNLCFLFIKPWTPYWQTSLLLVPANVGQGITFPSTLFTFLFAFPPYKQATATSTLYLFRSVGCVWGVAGTSSLIQYAVRNQAKKSLNGLLTEKEIRKLLLQLSHTTSQIKKLPPDVRSAVISSYDNAIRQAYFLSVFLCTIAILLSFLKRVFKKRDEHEGQDSNETENMHIRRESFTSLI